One window of Nicotiana tomentosiformis chromosome 11, ASM39032v3, whole genome shotgun sequence genomic DNA carries:
- the LOC104091872 gene encoding uncharacterized protein, giving the protein MAVNSYGPIYMFRAETGYTDIEKRQLFLRSYQFSRKKSLSERIRRSFTRVKRVICVRLRSVRKLRKLVWLKLKYGIFSSRRRRFFLRLQNTSNHSSGLSSPSSCLW; this is encoded by the coding sequence aTGGCTGTGAATTCATATGGGCCAATATACATGTTCAGAGCAGAGACAGGGTACACAGATATTGAGAAAAGACAGTTGTTCTTGAGAAGCTACCAATTCAGCAGGAAGAAAAGTCTGAGTGAGAGGATTAGAAGGTCTTTTACTAGGGTGAAAAGGGTCATATGTGTAAGGCTCAGATCAGTAAGAAAGCTCAGAAAACTGGTTTGGCTGAAGCTAAAATATGGCATCTTTAGCAGTAGAAGAAGAAGGTTTTTCCTTCGCCTTCAAAACACAAGCAATCATAGTAGTGGCCTTTCTTCTCCATCTTCTTGTTTATGGTAG